In Oncorhynchus gorbuscha isolate QuinsamMale2020 ecotype Even-year linkage group LG08, OgorEven_v1.0, whole genome shotgun sequence, one genomic interval encodes:
- the rab31 gene encoding ras-related protein Rab-31, with the protein MAIRELKVCLLGDTGVGKSSIVCRFVQDHFDHNISPTIGASFLTKTVPCGHELHKFLIWDTAGQERFHSLAPMYYRGSAAAVIVYDITKLDSFQTLKKWVKELKEHGPEDIVVAIAGNKNDLGDIREVPMKEAKDFAESIAAIFMETSARNAVNVEELFQKISKQIPPLENPDLDSNESFKIIRQPPPSNKRCC; encoded by the exons ATGGCAATACGGGAACTAAAAGTGTGTCTTCTTGGG GATACTGGAGTGGGCAAGTCTAGTATTGTATGTCGTTTTGTACAAGACCATTTCGACCACAACATTAGTCCAACTATAGG GGCATCGTTTTTAACCAAGACGGTCCCGTGTGGACACGAACTACACAAGTTCCTCATCTGGGACACAGCGGGACAGGAAAGG TTCCACTCGCTGGCCCCCATGTACTACCGAGGCTCTGCCGCAGCTGTCATTgtctatgacatcaccaaacTG gacTCTTTCCAGACACTGAAGAAATGGGTGAAGGAGCTGAAAGAACATGGTCCGGAGGACATCGTTGTGGCCATCGCAGGGAATAAAAACGACTTGGGGGACATCCG GGAAGTTCCTATGAAAGAAGCTAAGGACTTTGCTGAGTCCATCGCAGCTATTTTCATGGAGACCAGCGCCAGAAACGCTGTCAATGTGGAGGAGCTCTTTCAGAAGATCA gtAAACAGATTCCGCCCCTGGAGAATCCAGACTTAGACAGTAACGAGTCCTTCAAGATAATCCGGCAGCCTCCTCCCTCTAACAAACGCTGCTGCTAG